The Solanum lycopersicum chromosome 2, SLM_r2.1 DNA window gaattatgaatatttaaCTTGAATATATGTAACAGAAACAAATGGTACatatatgaacattgtatgaatactgtatgaacattgtatgaatacTATATGAACATTTTATGAATGGCAGTATAGTTCAATGtatatttataatgtataaacattgtatgaaATATGAATGTCATATTGAACTTTGACATATGTAACAGaaacaaatgatatatatatgacaattttttacgaaatcaaattttataaatgtcAATGATAACAACTGCACTCAATAAAACAAAACGTGTTTCTAACATTCAAAACAACACAATAACAAATGTAACATTACGAAATCATTGTTTTTGCAcaggataatttgaacatgtcttTCTATTGTGTCCAACTTGACGACATTTAGTCATTTTTGTCCTTTTCGATTTCACGTCAGCAAACCCCTTCTATCTTTCAAGTTTTGGTATACCCGCtgtacaaaattaatacaaaacatatattataatttcattagaaacatatactataattttgaaaaaaaaatggactTTCAATACACAAATGATACACGTTTCGTATAATCTTCAtacactattaaaaaaaaattcagactTCAATGCTACACAAATTTATAATCAGTTCATATAATTCTTACACACTTCATACACAGTTAATTTATCATTCATTGTCCTATACAATACTCAAATTAAACAAACACAATACATTTTCAATACAAAGTTAAtatcaaaacatatataataattttaatagacACATATATTGTACGCCAAAATTTATCAGGgtactaaaaaaaaagaagtgaaataTGCAGCTGTGAaaatattcttgaatttttttaaaaaatgacatatacGTTGAAAGCAATCTGAAAATAATtgtgaaattttgaaaagaagacTACTTATAACGTTGATccaaatatgtttaaaaataacaatCTAAAAGTATTCtgaaaatccaaaaatattaGTTATTATGTGGTTCAGttttttaaggaattaattcaaaaaaataatattattttaactaacTAGAGATATTTAAGGCAATGatgataatttaaaaatgtttagTATCTCTAAAATGTGTTAATCATATAGTTAACTTTAATTAAACTCTCTAAAAAGTGCTACTATTCATATTAAAAAACGTAATACCTGCttaataaagaaacaaaagtaATGCTAATAATTTATCTACTTTTAATTTAACTCAATAAAAAGTTAAACTCTTCAAATTCTCAGGCGTGCAACATTGAATAAATGCAGTAATTATAACTGACAAAAGCCACTTAGAGTCTGTTTGGCTctgcttaaaagctggtcaaactgacttaaaagctggtttttgacttatttaactgtttgacaATAcgcaaaataacttattttaagccaaaagctaaaagctggggtaggggtgttttttttttttagcttataagctgttttaagttgaccacatttttacctttttgcccttaatatttttatacaatctccaaattactcacataaccctaacatctctttcttccatttttcccttttcacgtgtggatgatagacaattactattactaatgaatggaaaaaaataaatcttaaatctttcaagtgatctattcaaattatatattgttaaaatgtaaaataagttgcacatataacttaaataaaaatttatattcctcttataaataatttgtgacaataaagaaatatgtaaatgatagacaattattattacctatagatgaaactaaaataaaatcttaaatcgttctttgacctattcaaattatatatctttaaaatatataataagtttatattacctcttataaataatttgtgatgagaaataaatatgtgaataatagcaaaatataattatttatggctgtaaaatataaattaattaacttttatatgttaacaacttttaagggtatttcagacgttttgatttaaaaatttgtatattagcacttatttgccaaacaaatcaacaacttttttttttaacttcaacacttttatccaaacgcataactgcttattttaaaaataagtttcagcactttgaAAAGTACTTTATTAAagttgcttttattaagcccttccaaacgggcccttaatttatattgtcataaattcttaatcattaaaattaattactcaTTATCCCTTTATCtacttaatttttaataaaaactctttttaataaattatagttAACAATATAAGTACTAATAAAATGCTATAGAGTGAGATATTAAATGCtacaaaatgaaattgaaactCTAATGCCATAACTTGATAATACTACTATCTATAATGctatatacaaaatttactcaaaaaattttaaatattgatttctCCTTCTAAATTGTGTTTCCTCAATATCAGGTAACTAATATTGACAGTTTTCAATTGAATTTTTAGATTATATATTcgtataatatatatttttgctatatatttttgttttaattattttcatctatcTCTATTCAATCTTAGTTTTTTAATAGATAACGTTATATGCAATTTATCGTTGAACAAACTCTAACAAAGAGAGTTAGGcaccatttttttatttgtgccTAACTCAAGCATTTCAAAATATTGCAGAATCTATGTTAATATGTGCTTTAATATTATTTCGTGAGTtgtataataaattttacattatGTTGTATACgaatttttgagatttatatacattttaattgtATATCAAATGACATATATATTCGTCGTTCTTAGaaataatatacaattacatatttgtatatatatatatcaacccAAATAGTTCTgtaatatttatcatttgtatattatttatatttttatataaattttgatttctaaattTCTAAGTTCATGAtgtaaaatcaattaataaggATCGTATTAAATGGATAAAACTTCTTCATCCTTATCTATAAATCTCAAATTTGagatttgaaaaagaatttcATAACGCAGATTCAGATAGTCAAAGCCTCATTAAGTATGCAAACATcgcatgaaataaaaaaaattcaaattcaatgaaACAAAACGAATGATATACACATATTATCATGGACTTGAAATATAATTACTGTAAAAGAAAAGTGAACATATCCTTATAGGAGGAATATGAATAAAATTCTAACtcgaattaatataaaaagatgTAAAAATACATGTTTAGATGATTAAAACCTTGATAAAAACATCAAATATCATgtgaaacattaaaaaaaacatcgAATTATACGAAATCAATGCAAACAATACACCAATACTCTCATTTAacttgaaatataattattaatgtgaACGAAAAAGGAACATATTAACGGATATGAGTGAAAGTTTTGTCCAAATTAATAGggaaagaaatttgaaatatatcttATTCCGAAAATGAACTAAAATCAATATAACTTATGGtacaaaaatgaaataacttaacttaattaaacatttcaaatttaaattctaaatataaaaGTTATCACGTCAGAAGCACATAAAATCTAttgagaaaatagaaaaaaaaataatgattaaacatttctatgtatgaatgaaaaataaatatgatatgatttttattaCAATTTTCCGTTCTATAAATAGTCACCCatcaataaaagaataaaataataattaaacaattCTCTgtattgatgaaaaataaatatggtatgattttaattgcaatgTTCCGCTCACCCATCAACTCTATGTAATTAGAAGAAATTTTACTTTACtacaaacaataaaaaaatcaaaatcagcgaggacaaacaattaaaataataaatcaggtatttaaaacttttatatcatatttagcCAAAGTAAATATAAGTAcaagttaaataattttgaaagcttttatatgtttcattacatgttttgtctttttttacctccgttaaaaaaaatgcaaattgcaaagttaaaaaatgaataaatcaagtatatattatttaatacggTGTAATGTCCATTAACACTTGTGATCATTTTAAAGGTTTAACGTTATATATGAaagcatatttttaaaataaattttgaagagAAGTGCTTAGAAAGAATTAATATATCAATGATCAACCTTTAGATAATTGAGTTTTGTACTTTTGATCCctctaattttgaattatagaaattttaatgaaatattaaaagttaaattaaaacaCTCTTAATTATCCTTACAGGTTGTTCAACCAGTCAACGACAAGTGTCAAGTCTAGTACGTAGTAGTTGTATCTCTTCCACCAATAAACTTGTTTCCCTTGCTCACTACTTCatccaattaattaaatacCCAAACTACCCTTTACCCAATCATTCtgtgaataaaataaataggatTGTCATCCTATATGTATTTTGAGTgaaaaatattacatttttttattttcaaaataaaacaaaaaataaattaccttaattaattatgatttcgATTGTTATAAGCAAAAAGCACAAAATTTATTCTCCTTATTTGTCGTCCCTGTTCTTATGAACAAACAACATAGGATTAAAAGGTGAATGGCATTAAATTTTCAGTCATTTCCTCTCACTTTCTTATTATATTCCAATATACTTTTGCTAATTTCATCGATCCTTCTGGAATAATCAAGATTATTCTTTACTTCGACAAGACCCCACTTAGTCACGTCTTTACCATTTACTCCTTTCTTTTCGAGTTGTTTACTCCTAAGTAGAGCCCTTTTTCGTCATTGAACTTTTCTTAGCGTGTACTCTTTTTATGgtcttcctttttttatttataagctTAACAACTAGATTCTCGTACTTCACTCTCAAAGTTATAACTAAAATCATCGAAAGTGTTCACATTTGCTACTTTACTTTTTCTCTCTCAAGTTACAGAATGGATCGTGGGAACTACCGACGTGGTGGCGGTCATGATAACGCCGGCAGAGGTGGAGGTAACCGTGGTCGAGGACAAGGCCGTGGTGGTGGAAGGGGTGAGCCTCAGATCGGAGGTGGAAGGGGTGGGACCCACATCGGTGGTGGGTCCCAAATGGGTCAGCCTCCACAGCAATGGGGGAATCAGCCGAGGGGATCGGGTCAATACCAGATTCGTGGTGGGGCTCCGCAAAATCAACCGGGTCAAAACTATCCGGTTAATCAGAATCCGGGTCGTGGTGGTACTTGGGTAAACCAACCGGTTCAacgtggtggtggtggtgggggtAGCGCTTGGCCACGGCCACAACAGCAGGGTAGTGGCGTTCCAAACACTACTTGGCCCCGACCACCACCGCAGCAACAGGGTAGTGGTAGTGGAGTTGCTAATGCTTGGGCCCGGCCACCGCCGCAGAGGAGTCAGCAGCATGGTGGTGGAAATCAGCAGCAGGTTGTGGATCGTTCTCCTCCTCAATCTTCTGGTATTAACTCAACCTtgttttcttgttattattattgttatctattttctttgttttatacTAATTATCTACTGCAAGTTAATATATGGATatgcaatttttttaacttttaacaattttgaatatattaactttcaatttaaaatatcttattagtataatttaatttaactttaataattaattaaattgatcgTTGAAAATCGCAACATTCCCGATCAAAAGGGATAAAAGGAGTAGTAGTTTTAGCACACGTGTGGCTCaccttatttttaataaattcattagaaaaataaagttcTATGGAAAAAACATGCCTGTGCAGTGAGTAATAGAATGCAACTTAGATTGAATCTTTAAAAGTATATTAAGAAATACCAAATGAGGGGCGTATTCTAATGTTTAGAATTGATTCCTCTTTAAGCAATCTATTGTAAATTAGTAGCTTAGTTGGTTAACTATTCCAACTCCGACCTTGTTGACGAGGATTTGATTCACCAtattgtaattataattatttctcATTTTCCCTTCTCCgacccattttttttaaaactattaattttgagattcaatTACTAGTTAGCAAACTTTCAATAAGGTCACAAATGGAATAAAACATACACATTCTTCTTTAAACTTTTATAATACTAGCAATAtagtaaaaatacataataaatgcATAATTTCGCTTGCCCATTTTTTCCTCCaaccaataaaaaattaatagttttttcaTTGAGTCACATTAAAGCATAAATCAAATAGTACAATGATGATATAAGTGCttcattatttgaaatatatgatgaaaagaTAATCTTGACCTTGAGTAGGGCattaattcatgaaactaaAAAGATCAATTTATATAGATTAAGATGGAGGAAtaccaaaatatattttaaagttttagatTAAGTAGTTGGAGGTTATGAGTTTGGATAGTGTGAGAGTTCTGAATATCTAAGAACAACTATTGAATAGCTAATTAGATAGCATGAGTTATGAAAGTAAATGTTTAAAACAAATGAAGGAGGACAATAATACTCCATTTtcagaataatatttttgtaagggATAAGATGAAAATGTAACATGTTTTATTTTCTATCCAATTTTGAGaaggttattttttttaaagaaggtTCTATTTTCTATCTAATTGGTTCTACAGTTATAATGATCCCATCTTATAGACTTTACTTGAAAATCATTCACTTAGATAGGGGTTTATTTAAGATCTATTAAAAgcttattaataaatatgatgatgGTAGAgatgcttcttcttcttccaattCAAAGAATATCAAaggttgaaaaataataattgttctTTATCCTCGAAAAACTAATTGTTCTTtaaataaagaacaaaaagaatattatattaagtTTGTTATAAAAGATTATACAAAGTGCAAAACAAAAAAGTACAAGAAGATCACAATATTGATGTTGTTAAAcaatattcataattcaatttttgactTCACACCTTTGCAATTTTAGCATTTAGTATATATAGttgaatataatatgatatcATTACTATTCAgtaatatttaactaattagGTGTTCCataatattatgatttagtATCGAGTTAACTTTGCACTTTGGAGCTTCCCACTTTGAATATGAATAATGAACGAATAATGATAATGTGTGCGTGTGTGTTTCTATGTATACACACACGtattcacatatatatacatattatcttattttgttttgtttcagttttaaaataattatttttcatctaCAAGTGCTTATTATGGAGCAGACCTGGattatctttttgttttcaCCCTCTTAATTTGGAGAATCTTGATATCTGCTTTCATCTAGGAAAAAACTAGACTATTTTGAATAATGGTATTTATTGGTTTGTATTTGGCTTTGTTCTTCAGCTACATTGGTCATACTGTTTTAATAAGTACTCATCAGTTTTGAGGCTTCTTCTTGTGTTACTAATGTGTTGGGGATTTGATATAACCAACAAAAGTTCGAAATCCGTTAGTTGTGGTGGTTTGACTCATTTTTCTTTCTAGCTCACAAgtttggcataatacataaatgtgcccTTTAATTTGgcttcaaattacatttatgcTCTTCAACTTTGGATATGCACACATagacatttaaacttgtataaagttgaacaaattgACACACATGTCCCACatgtcatcctacatgtcattttttgtcctacttGTATTGTTCCATGTAGgattcatgtgtttatttatctaaaagttggatagttaaagtgtcgaTTTTTGCATTaggaaagttggaggtcaaaattaaaatttgaatccaagtttagggtccaataaCTGTATCTTTAGTTTTCTGCAAATAACATATTATGTCATAAATGATTTATTCCTACGTTGCGtgttctttcattttattgGTGCACAAGTACACCAATGTTAAATGCGCTGTATTTTTGTGGGCAGATCCTGTTCAAGTTGATCTGGGGTCCCTGAAAATTACAGATCAGAGTCCATCATCTCGACAAGAAAGTTCCAAGGAAAAACGTGTACCTATTGCACGACCTGATACTGGAAAAATTGCTGTCAAGTCAATTGCGCTGCTTGCTAATCATTTTCCTGTTAGATTTAATCCCCAGTCTACCATTATGCATTATGATGTGGATATTCAACAGAGGGCTGATGGGAATCGGCCTGTGAAGAAGCTAACAAACAAGTCTGTTCTCCATATGATAAGAGAAAAGCTGTGTGCGGATGACCCTACACGATTTCCCCTAGATAAAACTGCATATGACGGTAAGAAGAACATTTTCAGTGCTGTTCAACTTCCTACTGGGTGTTTTGCTGTGAACTGGTCTGACGGGGAAGATGCTAGGTTACGCTCTTATGACATTACCATCAAGCTTGTTGCTGAATTAAAACTTTGCAAGTTGAAAGAATATTTGAGTGGAAGCCTATCACATATTCCTCGTGATATACTACAAGGAATGGAGTTGGTTATGAAAGAAAATCCTACTAGGTGCAGGACTTCTGTAGGTCGTTGTTTCTACTCTAATGAGCACCTGCCCGACCATGACTTTCGTTTTGGTGTTGCTGCATATAGAGGTTTTCAACAGAGCCTAAAGCCTACAAAAGGAGGGCTTGCGTTGTGCTTAGATTACTCGGTCTTGGCACTCCGGAAACCAATGCCAGTGCTAGACTTTCTGAAGGAATATTTAGGAGAATCTAACGAAAATACCTTCAGGAACAACATTCGAGCTGCAAAGGGtgcattggttggtttgaaagTCAGGGTAATTCATCGTCGTACAAGCCAGAAGTTTCTTATTAAGCAGCTAACTGACTGCAAGACTCGTGAAATTACTTTTCCCCTTGAAGATCCCGAAGGCATAAATCCCCCGAGGGATGTTCTTCTTGTTGACTACTTCAGGGATAAATATCAGCGCGAGATTCAGTTCAAGGATTTTCCTTCATTAGATATTGGAAAAGGTAATAAGAAAAACTATGTCCCGATGGAATTCTGTGTCTTGGTTGAGGGACAACGGTATCCCAAGGAGGATTTGGATAAAGATACTGCCTTGTTTCTGAAGAACATATCACTAGCTCGACCCCAAGATAGAAGGCAGGCAATTTGTGAAATGGTACGGGCTGGAGATGGGCCGTGCGGGTATGTGAATTCCTTAAATTTTGTCTTATTCATCTGAGATTTTGTTGTTTCCTcttgaatttcttctttttgacAAGAAGTATGTGGTTTTTGATACATGTGTCAGTTATTGGTGGATTTGAGTTTTTAAGCTGATGAATCAGTCTATGCTGCCTTAGTATGAATGATTTTGGTTGATCAATTTGTGgggtttgtttatttttaaatgaaagatTTATGGGGTTTTGTGGAACTAGAGAGATGACTTGCATCTACAATcgaaagagaagaaaacaaaaaaagctAGATTTTATGTGAAATATCAGGAGGTTTGTTTCTGTTTGTGATTTTATTGTCTTTCATGTGTgttatggaattgattgtggaTGTGATATATTTTCTGTTATACTTGTGCTATCTTCTCTGGaaatttcaaagttttctaCTCAGCAATCTCTTCTCTGTTAGACATTATCATTAGAATTCGAATGGTATTTTATGGTAAGCTGCCTTTTGGGCTCTTCCTATGTCTGTCTTGCTATCGTTGTGTCTGTTCCAGATTTCAAGGGCTTGTTCTTCTTGATGTTGTTGTCATTTGAGTCGAGAGTCTTTCGTAGacagcctctctacctccacgagATAGTGGTGTTAGGTCTGTGTACGACTCCACCTTCCTTAAACTCCATTTATGGAATGTATTGTTGTTTGAATCATGAATTTGTTGGTAGATATACTGATACAAGTTTTTAGCATTTTTTGTTAGAGACtttcatttttccttctaaGTTTCAATTGATTATTGCAGGGCTGTCACCCGCAATTTTGATATTGGAGTTGATAGGAACATGACCCGTGTTCCGGGTCGTATTCTTCCTCCCCCTGATTTGAAGCTAGGCGGTCAAAATCGACTTCCTGTGAATGATAAATGCCAGTGGAACCTTGTTGGGAAATCTGTGGTGGAAGGCAAGGCGCTTCAGCGATGGGCTTTGATAGATTTTAGCGCTCAGGATCGCAAACCCTTCTTTAGGCTACGAGTTGATGAATTTGTCTTCAGATTGAAAGATCGGTGCAGAAAATTGAGTATTAATATGGAAGAACCTGCTGTAGTACATTTCACTGACATGCATGTACTCTCTGAAGTTGGCAAGGTTCATAAACTTCTCGATGGTGTGGTTAATGCAGCTAAACGGGAAATCAAtggtaaacttcaaatgataGTTTGTGTTATGACATCAAAGCATAATGGGTACAAATATCTTAAATGGGTATCTGAGACACAAATTGGCGTAGTAACCCAGTGTTGCTTGTCTACTAATGCCAACAAGGGACAGGATCAATATCTTGCAAACCTGTGTATGAAGATCAATGCAAAACTTGGGGGCAGCAATATGGAACTTATGGATAGACTCCCTAATTTTGGAAGAGAAGACAATGTCATGTTCATTGGAGCTGATGTTAATCATCCTGCTGCAAAGAATGTGACATGTCCATCCATAGCAGCCGTTGTTGCCACCGTCAACTGGCCAGCTGCTAATAGATATGCTGCTAGAGTTTGTCCTCAGGTTCACAGGACTGAGAAGATTCTAGAGTTTGGAAAGATGTGTGCAGACCTAGTTCATACTTATAAGGAAATCAACTCTGTTAAACCAAACAAAATTGTTGTTTTCCGTGATGGTGTGAGTGAGGGTCAGTTTGATATGGTACTCAACGAAGAGTTGCTTGATTTGGCGAAGGCTATATACGACAGTAACTATCAACCAGCAATTACTCTTGTTGTGGCTCAGAAGAGACACCATACACGGCTATTTCCTGAGGGTGGCCCTGCCAATGTGCCTCCTGGTACTGTTGTGGATACAATAATTGTTCATCCCTCTGATTTTGACTTCTATCTTTGCAGCCACTTTGGAGGGTTGGGTACCAGCAAGCCAACTCACTATCATGTTCTATGGGATGATAATGGTTTCAATTCTGACAGCTTACAAAAGCTTATATACAACATGTGTTTCACTTTTGCGCGGTGCACTAAACCTGTCTCACTTGTTCCACCAGTTTACTATGCAGACCTTGTTGCTTATAGGGGACGGATGTTTCAAGAGGTGCTTATGGAGATGAACTCTCCTAGCTCTGCAACTTCATCTTCTCCAACTGCctcatttcaacaaaaattttatgatttgcaCTCTGATTTGCAGAACGTAATGTTTTTCGTCTGATGCCACCTTGTTGATCTCCTTCACCATTCCCACACTGGGGAGGGAGATACGGTTGTCTACATTTTGGAGATGCCCATTTCCAAACGCATTTGAACCTCCTTTCCGTTGGACATTGCAAAGGAGTTTGTGCGTGAATCTAATGGGGTTTCATGCttcttttacttttctattgtgTGAGTTTAATCATTGACGTTTGATTGTGTTTTATCTGCTTTGGGGGGTCTCTGGAGGCCACTCCCAAATATGTCTACTGCTTAAATTGTGTGATGTTTTGTATTATGTATTTCTGAGACGTgtcttaatattaatatatttgtgtttgaGCTATTTGATGTCTATCTATCACTCATTCaatgttattgcattttctcaCTTCATGATGAATGATGATAGTGTCTTTTCGATATTTGGTCTTTTTACATCCAATTATGATGGTGTCATCTACTTTAATACTTGTGATCGTTTTGAAGTTTTgacattatatatgtaaatgtaCTTACTAGAAATAGACTTTGAAGAGGAGTAATTGgaaagaattttaattt harbors:
- the AGO2A gene encoding argonaute 2A, whose amino-acid sequence is MDRGNYRRGGGHDNAGRGGGNRGRGQGRGGGRGEPQIGGGRGGTHIGGGSQMGQPPQQWGNQPRGSGQYQIRGGAPQNQPGQNYPVNQNPGRGGTWVNQPVQRGGGGGGSAWPRPQQQGSGVPNTTWPRPPPQQQGSGSGVANAWARPPPQRSQQHGGGNQQQVVDRSPPQSSDPVQVDLGSLKITDQSPSSRQESSKEKRVPIARPDTGKIAVKSIALLANHFPVRFNPQSTIMHYDVDIQQRADGNRPVKKLTNKSVLHMIREKLCADDPTRFPLDKTAYDGKKNIFSAVQLPTGCFAVNWSDGEDARLRSYDITIKLVAELKLCKLKEYLSGSLSHIPRDILQGMELVMKENPTRCRTSVGRCFYSNEHLPDHDFRFGVAAYRGFQQSLKPTKGGLALCLDYSVLALRKPMPVLDFLKEYLGESNENTFRNNIRAAKGALVGLKVRVIHRRTSQKFLIKQLTDCKTREITFPLEDPEGINPPRDVLLVDYFRDKYQREIQFKDFPSLDIGKGNKKNYVPMEFCVLVEGQRYPKEDLDKDTALFLKNISLARPQDRRQAICEMVRAGDGPCGAVTRNFDIGVDRNMTRVPGRILPPPDLKLGGQNRLPVNDKCQWNLVGKSVVEGKALQRWALIDFSAQDRKPFFRLRVDEFVFRLKDRCRKLSINMEEPAVVHFTDMHVLSEVGKVHKLLDGVVNAAKREINGKLQMIVCVMTSKHNGYKYLKWVSETQIGVVTQCCLSTNANKGQDQYLANLCMKINAKLGGSNMELMDRLPNFGREDNVMFIGADVNHPAAKNVTCPSIAAVVATVNWPAANRYAARVCPQVHRTEKILEFGKMCADLVHTYKEINSVKPNKIVVFRDGVSEGQFDMVLNEELLDLAKAIYDSNYQPAITLVVAQKRHHTRLFPEGGPANVPPGTVVDTIIVHPSDFDFYLCSHFGGLGTSKPTHYHVLWDDNGFNSDSLQKLIYNMCFTFARCTKPVSLVPPVYYADLVAYRGRMFQEVLMEMNSPSSATSSSPTASFQQKFYDLHSDLQNVMFFV